In one Vanacampus margaritifer isolate UIUO_Vmar chromosome 11, RoL_Vmar_1.0, whole genome shotgun sequence genomic region, the following are encoded:
- the LOC144060462 gene encoding zinc finger BED domain-containing protein 4-like, which translates to MKPTEPVLKLIQEVETRWNSTFHMLQRMYNLREAVGAALAGLDTDITPLTSHQLRLISESLQVLSPFNDATVELSEERRVSGSKVIPLLAMLHHTLEDDMGAIQIEQSKAMAECLKKQLRDKLYNLQAMSIMSLATLLDPRYKKIGFFSPNKAQEAERRLTAECATVIWQRASSPSSSSLTQPGTSEASQPVAQGDKLWRRLDHTVMQRRTQARTQSDADATVEVHTYLGEPNISRVSNPLDYWELHKHLYPNLYKLAITFLCTPASSVPCERIFSKAGEILCKRRNLHNTKKNRR; encoded by the exons ATGAAGCCTACAGAGCCTGTGCTGAAGCTCATTCAAGAG GTGGAGACACGCTGGAACAGCACCTTCCACATGCTGCAGCGGATGTACAACCTCAGGGAAGCCGTAGGAGCAGCCCTGGCAGGTCTTGACACTGACATTACCCCACTCACATCCCACCAGTTGAGGCTCATTTCTGAGAGTCTGCAGGTGCTGTCCCCATTCAATGATGCCACCGTAGAGCTCTCAGAGGAGAGGAGAGTGTCTGGGTCCAAGGTCATACCACTTTTGGCCATGCTGCACCACACCTTGGAGGATGACATGGGAGCCATACAAATTGAGCAGAGCAAAGCAATGGCTGAGTGTCTTAAAAAGCAACTGAGGGACAAGCTCTACAACCTCCAAGCCATGAGCATCATGTCACTGGCAACACTGCTGGATCCCAG GTACAAGAAGATAGGCTTCTTTAGCCCCAATAAAGCACAAGAGGCTGAGAGGAGGCTCACAGCTGAATGTGCGACAGTGATCTGGCAAAGGGCatcttccccctcctcctcttcattaaCACAACCGGGCACATCAGAAGCTTCCCAGCCTGTGGCGCAAG gTGACAAACTGTGGCGGCGATTGGACCACACAGTCATGCAGAGGAGGACCCAGGCGAGGACCCAGAGTGATGCAGATGCGACTGTGGAGGTCCACACTTACCTGGGGGAACCGAACATAAGCAGGGTGTCAAACCCTCTGGACTACTGGGAGCTGCACAAACATCTCTACCCAAACCTCTACAAACTAGCAATTACCTTCCTCTGTACCCCGGCCTCATCCGTCCCTTGCGAGagaatattttcaaaagcaggagAAATCCTATGTAAAAGAAGAAACC TCCACAACACCAAGAAAAATCGCCGCTAG